In Mycobacterium sp. JS623, one genomic interval encodes:
- a CDS encoding TlpA disulfide reductase family protein — MKWLAVLASAAIVALAGCSTGDDAVAQGGTFEFVAPGGKTDILYDPPESRGRPGKLAGSELMDPAKTVSLDDFAGKVVVVNVWGQWCGPCRTEITQLQKVYDATHAKGVAFLGIDVRDNNRDAAKDFIVDRKVTFPSIYDPPMRTMIAFGGKYPATVIPSTVVLDREHRVAAVFLRELLAEDLQPVVERLAAEPESKT, encoded by the coding sequence GTGAAGTGGCTGGCGGTCCTGGCAAGCGCGGCGATCGTCGCGCTCGCTGGCTGCTCGACCGGTGACGACGCGGTGGCGCAGGGCGGCACGTTCGAGTTTGTTGCACCCGGCGGCAAGACCGACATCCTCTACGACCCACCCGAAAGCCGTGGCCGCCCAGGCAAGTTGGCCGGATCCGAGCTGATGGATCCCGCCAAGACGGTTTCGCTTGACGACTTCGCGGGCAAGGTCGTCGTAGTCAATGTATGGGGCCAGTGGTGTGGGCCCTGCCGCACTGAGATCACGCAGCTGCAGAAGGTGTACGACGCCACTCATGCCAAGGGCGTCGCATTCCTCGGCATCGACGTCCGCGACAACAATCGCGACGCGGCAAAGGATTTCATCGTCGACCGCAAGGTCACGTTCCCGTCGATCTACGACCCGCCGATGCGCACCATGATCGCATTCGGCGGTAAATACCCGGCCACCGTCATCCCGTCGACTGTCGTGCTCGACCGTGAGCACCGGGTCGCTGCGGTCTTCCTTCGCGAGTTGCTCGCAGAGGACCTCCAACCTGTGGTGGAAAGGCTTGCGGCCGAACCGGAGTCGAAGACATGA
- a CDS encoding cytochrome c biogenesis CcdA family protein, whose amino-acid sequence MTGFTEIAAAGPVLLAAGISVLAGFVSFASPCVVPLVPGYLSYLAAVVGVEEEPGSGTVRTARLRVTGAALLFVAGFTAVFLLGTVAVLGMTTTLITNQLLLQRIGGVLTIVMGLVFVGFVPLLQRDARFTPKQVSTLGGAPLLGAVFGLGWTPCLGPTLTGVIAVASATDGASVARGVALVIAYCLGLGIPFVLLAFGSARAVQGLGWLRRHTRAIQIFGGVLLILVGTALVTGLWNDFVSWVRDAFVSDVTLPI is encoded by the coding sequence ATGACCGGGTTCACCGAGATCGCCGCCGCAGGACCGGTGCTGCTCGCGGCGGGCATCAGCGTCCTCGCCGGGTTCGTTTCGTTCGCCTCGCCGTGTGTGGTGCCGCTGGTACCGGGCTATCTGTCCTACCTGGCGGCCGTCGTCGGGGTGGAGGAGGAACCGGGGAGTGGGACGGTCCGGACCGCGCGGCTGCGGGTCACAGGCGCGGCCCTGTTGTTCGTCGCGGGTTTCACCGCCGTGTTCCTGCTCGGCACCGTTGCCGTCCTCGGGATGACGACCACGTTGATCACCAATCAGCTTCTGCTGCAACGCATCGGCGGCGTGCTCACGATCGTCATGGGCCTGGTGTTTGTCGGGTTTGTCCCGCTGCTGCAGCGCGACGCCCGGTTCACACCCAAGCAGGTCTCGACGCTCGGTGGTGCGCCGCTGCTCGGCGCGGTGTTCGGGCTTGGCTGGACGCCGTGTCTCGGCCCCACCTTGACCGGGGTGATCGCGGTGGCGTCGGCGACAGACGGCGCGAGCGTGGCCCGCGGTGTCGCACTGGTCATCGCGTACTGCCTCGGACTGGGAATCCCGTTCGTGTTGTTGGCCTTTGGCTCCGCTCGTGCCGTGCAGGGCCTTGGCTGGCTGCGGCGGCACACCCGCGCGATCCAGATCTTTGGCGGCGTGCTGCTGATCCTCGTCGGCACGGCGCTGGTGACCGGACTGTGGAACGACTTCGTGTCCTGGGTGCGCGACGCGTTCGTCAGCGACGTGACGTTGCCGATATGA
- the resB gene encoding cytochrome c biogenesis protein ResB: protein MRNTWRTLTSMGTALVLLFLLALGAIPGALLPQRSLNEFKVEQYIAEHPTIGPWLDRLQAFQVFSSFWFTAIYVLLFISLVGCLTPRLVEHARSLRATPVAAPRNLSRLPKHHTAEVAGDPQQLTGTIAGHLKGWRRTVRTEGETTEISAEKGYLREFGNIVFHFSLLGLLVAVAAGKLFGYEGNVIVVADKGPGFCSASPAAFDSFRAGNTVDGTSLYPICLKVNDFQAHYLPSGQAVSFAANIDYQAGADLNSDTWRPYHLKVNEPLRVGGDRVYLQGHGYAPTFTVTFPDGQTRTQTLQFRPESQITMLSSGAMRFDPPGGSYPNPDQRRKNQIAIQGLFAPTEQLDGTLLSSSFPALNDPAVAIDIYKGDTGLDTGTPQSLFSLDPKLIAQNRLAKKARVNLKAGQQTRLDDGSVVRFDGAVPFVNVQVSHDPAQIWVLVFALTMMAGLLVSLVIRRRRVWVRLTPCGPGTVSVELGGLARTDNSGWGDEFERLTQRLLDGDVQRKVEAQRL from the coding sequence ATGCGCAACACTTGGCGGACCCTGACGTCGATGGGCACCGCGCTGGTGCTCCTCTTCCTGTTGGCGCTGGGCGCCATCCCAGGCGCCCTGCTGCCACAGCGCAGCCTCAACGAGTTCAAGGTCGAGCAATACATCGCCGAGCATCCGACCATCGGGCCGTGGCTGGACCGGCTGCAAGCCTTCCAGGTGTTCTCCAGCTTCTGGTTCACCGCGATCTATGTGCTGCTGTTCATCTCGCTGGTGGGCTGCCTGACGCCGCGGCTCGTCGAACACGCCCGCAGCCTGCGCGCCACCCCCGTCGCCGCGCCCCGCAACCTGAGCCGGCTCCCCAAGCACCACACCGCGGAGGTCGCCGGCGATCCGCAGCAGTTGACCGGGACCATCGCCGGTCACCTCAAGGGCTGGCGCCGCACCGTACGCACGGAAGGCGAAACAACCGAAATCTCCGCGGAGAAAGGCTATTTGCGTGAGTTCGGCAACATCGTCTTCCACTTCTCACTGCTCGGCCTGCTCGTCGCCGTGGCGGCCGGAAAGCTATTCGGCTACGAGGGCAACGTCATCGTCGTCGCCGACAAGGGCCCCGGCTTCTGTTCGGCGTCGCCCGCGGCATTCGATTCGTTCCGCGCGGGCAACACTGTCGACGGGACCTCGTTGTACCCAATCTGCTTGAAGGTCAACGACTTCCAGGCGCACTATCTGCCGAGCGGTCAGGCCGTGAGCTTTGCCGCCAACATCGATTACCAGGCCGGCGCCGATCTCAACTCCGACACCTGGCGGCCGTATCATCTGAAAGTCAATGAGCCGCTGCGTGTTGGCGGGGACCGGGTGTACCTGCAGGGGCACGGCTATGCCCCGACATTCACCGTCACGTTCCCCGATGGGCAGACCCGCACGCAGACGCTGCAGTTCCGGCCGGAAAGCCAGATCACGATGCTGTCGTCGGGGGCGATGCGCTTCGATCCGCCGGGCGGCAGCTATCCCAATCCCGACCAGCGGCGCAAAAACCAGATCGCGATCCAGGGCCTGTTCGCACCCACCGAACAGCTCGACGGCACCCTGCTGTCATCGAGCTTCCCTGCGCTGAACGACCCCGCCGTCGCGATCGACATCTACAAGGGCGACACCGGACTGGACACGGGCACGCCGCAGTCGTTGTTTTCGCTCGACCCGAAGCTCATCGCGCAGAATCGGTTGGCGAAGAAGGCCCGAGTCAACCTCAAAGCCGGTCAGCAGACCCGGCTCGACGACGGCTCTGTCGTCCGGTTCGACGGTGCGGTGCCGTTCGTCAATGTGCAGGTCTCCCACGATCCCGCCCAGATCTGGGTGCTGGTGTTCGCGCTGACGATGATGGCCGGTCTGCTGGTGTCGCTGGTGATACGGCGCCGTCGGGTCTGGGTTCGGCTCACACCGTGCGGCCCGGGTACGGTAAGCGTCGAGCTGGGCGGCTTGGCGCGCACCGACAACTCCGGGTGGGGCGACGAGTTCGAGCGGTTGACGCAGCGTCTACTCGACGGCGACGTCCAGCGGAAAGTTGAGGCACAGCGCTTATGA
- the ccsB gene encoding c-type cytochrome biogenesis protein CcsB, translating into MNTEHVDIGLARYSDWAFTSSVVVLVAALLLLAVELAYSRGRKTEARELVGAAAATSGVSATVGADSAIPGVVADEQKRPLDERAGKSGLALVYVGIGLLFVCIVLRGLATARVPWGNMYEFINLTCFSGLIAAAIVLRRPQYRALWVFVLVPVLILLTVSGRWLYTNAAPVMPALQSYWLPIHVSVVSLGSGVFLVAGVASILFLLKMYFPENAFVQRLPDAQTLDRIAYRTTIFAFPVFGFGVIFGAIWAEEAWGRYWGWDPKETVSFIAWVVYAAYLHARSTAGWRDKKAAWINVVGFVAMVFNLFFINLVTVGLHSYAGVG; encoded by the coding sequence ATGAACACCGAACACGTCGACATCGGGCTGGCGCGCTACTCCGACTGGGCCTTCACCTCGTCGGTCGTGGTGCTGGTGGCCGCGCTGCTGCTGCTCGCCGTCGAGCTGGCCTACAGCCGCGGCCGCAAGACCGAAGCCCGCGAGCTCGTCGGAGCCGCGGCGGCGACATCCGGCGTGAGCGCCACCGTCGGCGCAGACAGTGCCATTCCTGGTGTCGTGGCCGATGAGCAGAAGCGCCCGCTCGACGAACGCGCCGGCAAGTCGGGCCTCGCGCTGGTCTATGTCGGCATCGGGCTGTTGTTTGTCTGCATCGTGCTGCGCGGCCTCGCCACGGCGCGAGTGCCGTGGGGCAACATGTACGAGTTCATCAACCTGACGTGCTTCTCGGGTCTGATCGCCGCCGCGATCGTGCTGCGCAGGCCGCAGTACCGCGCGCTGTGGGTGTTCGTGCTGGTGCCGGTACTGATCCTGCTGACCGTGTCTGGTCGCTGGCTGTACACCAACGCCGCACCCGTGATGCCGGCCCTGCAGTCGTATTGGCTGCCGATCCACGTGTCGGTGGTCAGCCTCGGTTCCGGGGTGTTCCTGGTCGCCGGCGTGGCCAGCATTCTGTTCCTGCTCAAGATGTACTTCCCAGAGAACGCGTTCGTGCAGCGGCTGCCCGATGCGCAGACGCTGGACCGGATCGCTTACCGCACAACCATTTTCGCGTTTCCGGTGTTCGGGTTCGGGGTGATCTTCGGCGCGATCTGGGCCGAAGAGGCCTGGGGCCGGTACTGGGGCTGGGATCCCAAGGAGACGGTGTCGTTCATCGCGTGGGTCGTCTACGCGGCATACCTGCACGCCCGGTCGACGGCGGGCTGGCGCGACAAGAAGGCGGCCTGGATCAACGTCGTCGGCTTCGTCGCGATGGTGTTCAACCTGTTCTTCATCAACCTGGTGACCGTCGGGCTGCATTCGTACGCTGGGGTCGGTTGA
- a CDS encoding MinD/ParA family ATP-binding protein has protein sequence MSDQQAGFRDQQRFSDPAEAVPAEWSAPTPPNGLPLGYASRPLVSQQDEPTPYFDLSTVALLGQPKRAPSEGWRKWLYFGTFKLVNVGESPKVNRRNGLVAQVQRPLRGCYRIALLSLKGGVGKTTITATLGATFASIRGDRVVAVDANPDRGTLSQKVPLETPATVRHLLRDAEGIEAYSDVRAYTSQGPSRLEVLASDQDPAVSEAFSSDDYTRTLEVLERFYSLVLTDCGTGMLHSAMSAVLDKADVLIVISSGSVDGARSASATLDWLDAHGHQDMVRNSIAVINAVRPRSGKVDIKKVVDHFSRRCRAVLQVPFDPHLEEGAEISLDRLKPQTREALIELAAVVATGFSGATRPDTRPG, from the coding sequence TTGTCTGACCAGCAGGCGGGTTTTCGCGACCAGCAGCGGTTCAGCGATCCGGCGGAGGCAGTGCCTGCCGAATGGAGCGCGCCGACGCCACCGAACGGATTGCCGCTGGGATACGCCTCGCGCCCGCTGGTGTCACAGCAGGATGAGCCGACGCCGTACTTCGACCTGTCGACCGTCGCGCTCCTCGGTCAACCCAAGCGGGCGCCGTCGGAGGGCTGGCGCAAATGGCTGTACTTCGGCACGTTCAAGCTGGTCAACGTCGGGGAAAGCCCTAAGGTCAACCGCCGCAACGGCCTGGTCGCCCAGGTGCAGCGGCCGCTGCGTGGCTGCTACCGGATTGCGCTGCTGTCGTTGAAGGGCGGGGTCGGCAAGACCACGATCACCGCGACGCTCGGTGCGACGTTCGCATCCATCCGTGGTGACCGCGTCGTTGCCGTCGACGCCAATCCCGACCGCGGCACGCTGAGCCAGAAGGTCCCGCTGGAAACCCCGGCCACGGTGCGCCACCTGCTGCGCGACGCCGAGGGCATCGAGGCCTACAGCGACGTGCGCGCGTACACCTCGCAGGGTCCGAGCCGGCTGGAGGTGCTCGCGTCAGACCAAGATCCCGCGGTATCCGAGGCGTTCAGCTCCGACGACTACACCCGCACGCTCGAGGTGCTCGAGCGGTTCTACAGCCTGGTGCTCACCGACTGCGGCACCGGCATGCTGCACTCGGCGATGTCGGCGGTGTTGGACAAGGCCGACGTGCTCATCGTGATCAGTTCAGGATCCGTCGACGGCGCCCGCAGCGCGTCGGCAACGCTGGACTGGCTGGACGCGCACGGCCACCAGGACATGGTGCGCAACTCGATCGCGGTCATCAACGCGGTGCGGCCGCGCTCGGGCAAGGTCGACATCAAGAAGGTGGTCGATCATTTCTCGCGCCGGTGCCGTGCCGTGCTTCAGGTGCCGTTCGATCCGCATCTGGAGGAGGGCGCGGAGATCAGCCTCGACCGGTTGAAGCCGCAGACGCGGGAGGCGTTGATCGAATTGGCGGCCGTCGTCGCCACGGGCTTCTCGGGCGCAACGCGCCCGGACACCCGACCGGGTTAG
- a CDS encoding DUF4229 domain-containing protein codes for MSDRPSRSGLVVDVVLYVLARLLLVVVLTAVIFGAGHLLGVRDFPLVVALLFALVIALPLGIWIFAPLRRRATASIAVFDERRRKDRAQLQARLRGEESASDDQPTAE; via the coding sequence GTGTCTGACCGACCGTCCCGATCCGGCCTCGTGGTGGACGTGGTGCTCTACGTCCTGGCCCGGCTGCTGCTCGTCGTCGTCTTGACCGCGGTGATCTTCGGTGCCGGACATCTGCTCGGCGTGCGCGATTTTCCGCTCGTCGTCGCGCTGCTGTTCGCGTTGGTAATCGCGCTTCCGCTCGGCATCTGGATCTTCGCCCCGCTGCGGCGTCGCGCCACCGCAAGCATCGCCGTTTTCGACGAACGGCGCCGCAAAGATCGAGCGCAATTGCAGGCCAGGCTGCGGGGCGAGGAGTCCGCAAGCGACGACCAGCCGACCGCCGAATGA
- a CDS encoding aminotransferase class V-fold PLP-dependent enzyme, producing MTAREAFGAEFTGADGFLNSPTYGLPPGFLIDALRECIAAWQAGTMEASSFDEPVRAGRAAYAALTGVPVDLVAMGGNVSAVLGLVAAAVPDRSRVATVAGEFTSTTFPFAAQADRGVTVTELTPEQLVSDAAGFDVVAASLVQSADGAVLDTDALRRTVAGSDTLTVIDITQALGWKQVDVGWADVTAAGVYKWLLAPRGTAWMSLSDRIAQIMTPHAANWYAGVDPWQSIYGLPLRLADSARRFDASPGWFSALGAGLTLPWLASLDRAAIEAHTVGLANRARMELDLPQQDSAIVSIPIADAADKLRAAGIRASVRAGAVRVGFHLYNIEDDLDRLLDALG from the coding sequence ATGACGGCGCGCGAAGCGTTCGGTGCCGAATTCACCGGTGCCGACGGGTTTCTCAACTCGCCGACCTATGGCTTGCCGCCGGGTTTCCTCATCGATGCGTTGCGGGAATGCATCGCGGCCTGGCAAGCCGGGACGATGGAGGCGTCGTCGTTCGACGAACCGGTTCGTGCTGGACGCGCCGCCTACGCCGCTTTGACCGGTGTGCCAGTTGACTTGGTGGCCATGGGCGGCAACGTTTCCGCCGTGCTCGGTCTGGTGGCGGCGGCCGTTCCCGACCGCAGCCGGGTGGCCACCGTGGCCGGCGAATTCACCAGCACCACGTTCCCGTTCGCCGCACAAGCCGACAGGGGCGTGACTGTCACTGAGTTGACGCCCGAACAGTTGGTGTCGGACGCGGCGGGTTTCGACGTCGTGGCGGCCAGCCTGGTGCAGTCGGCGGACGGCGCTGTGCTCGACACCGACGCGTTGCGGCGGACGGTGGCGGGCAGCGACACGCTGACCGTCATCGACATCACCCAGGCGCTTGGCTGGAAACAGGTCGATGTCGGCTGGGCCGATGTGACGGCGGCCGGGGTGTACAAGTGGCTGCTGGCGCCGCGCGGAACCGCGTGGATGTCGTTGAGCGACAGGATCGCTCAGATCATGACGCCGCATGCGGCGAACTGGTACGCGGGGGTAGACCCGTGGCAGTCGATCTACGGGTTGCCGCTGCGGTTGGCCGACAGTGCGCGCCGTTTCGATGCCTCGCCCGGCTGGTTCAGCGCGCTCGGTGCAGGTCTGACGCTGCCGTGGCTTGCATCTCTGGACCGCGCCGCGATTGAGGCGCACACCGTCGGCTTGGCCAACCGGGCGCGCATGGAACTCGATCTGCCCCAACAGGATTCGGCCATAGTGTCGATCCCGATCGCCGATGCGGCCGACAAGCTGCGCGCTGCCGGTATTCGCGCGTCGGTGCGCGCGGGGGCCGTCCGCGTCGGCTTCCATCTCTACAACATCGAGGACGATCTGGACCGCCTGCTTGACGCGCTGGGTTGA
- a CDS encoding MIP/aquaporin family protein translates to MSSAEMDVVSGPRVGVKYAVEAIGTFFLVFTVGAAVGSGSPLAPLGIGAVLMVMIYAGGHLSGGHYNPAVTMAVLIRRRIGLRDAVGYWIVQFGAGLLAAVLVRTVVDPTRMATAAATTLTGRTLLAAFVVELLFTFALCYVVLNVATSKDHRDNSFYGLAIGFTVVAGAIAVGAISGGAFNPAVTLGAAVMGMFAWPTLWIYLVAQVLAGIAAGVSFLALNPDDK, encoded by the coding sequence ATGAGCAGCGCAGAAATGGACGTCGTGAGCGGGCCTCGGGTCGGCGTCAAGTACGCGGTCGAGGCGATCGGAACGTTCTTCCTGGTCTTCACTGTGGGCGCCGCCGTGGGCAGCGGCAGCCCGTTGGCGCCGCTGGGAATCGGGGCCGTCCTGATGGTGATGATCTACGCCGGCGGGCACCTCTCCGGTGGGCACTACAACCCAGCCGTGACGATGGCGGTGTTGATTCGGCGCCGGATTGGTCTGCGTGACGCGGTTGGGTACTGGATCGTGCAGTTCGGTGCCGGGCTGCTTGCAGCGGTGTTGGTGCGCACGGTGGTCGACCCGACACGGATGGCGACCGCAGCGGCGACGACGCTGACAGGCCGCACCCTGCTGGCCGCATTCGTGGTGGAGCTGTTGTTCACGTTCGCCTTGTGCTACGTCGTGCTCAATGTGGCCACCAGCAAGGACCACCGCGACAACTCGTTCTACGGCCTTGCGATCGGATTCACCGTCGTGGCAGGCGCAATCGCGGTCGGGGCGATCTCGGGCGGCGCGTTCAACCCGGCGGTCACGCTCGGGGCGGCAGTGATGGGCATGTTCGCGTGGCCGACACTGTGGATATACCTGGTGGCCCAGGTGCTTGCTGGAATAGCCGCGGGAGTCTCATTTCTCGCCCTGAACCCCGACGACAAGTGA
- a CDS encoding glycosyltransferase, which produces MTISMVPPAAALNPMAARSLVGLAGLPTILATGPFDDQADAEQLAAAFATVRSRCRAQLVLLGAGEYRTIVVRRSLAQGVGTSVHVIRDLTEDRWPYLIAAADVVVPNHTAEHTTLLDVLGAGRPVVAQADPTTVRLVVPASAGLIYRPGDVSGMAAALLRLLTTPSLRHGMGCRARTVARKYHLQRMAV; this is translated from the coding sequence GTGACCATTTCGATGGTCCCACCGGCCGCGGCGCTCAACCCCATGGCCGCCCGTTCGCTGGTGGGCCTCGCGGGCCTTCCGACCATCCTCGCTACAGGTCCGTTCGACGACCAAGCGGACGCCGAGCAACTGGCGGCCGCCTTCGCCACCGTGCGGTCGCGTTGTCGGGCACAGCTTGTACTCCTCGGCGCCGGCGAATACCGCACCATCGTCGTGCGACGAAGTCTCGCGCAAGGCGTTGGAACGAGTGTGCATGTGATCAGAGATCTCACTGAGGACCGTTGGCCGTACCTGATCGCCGCCGCAGATGTCGTGGTACCGAACCACACTGCGGAGCACACCACCCTGCTGGATGTGCTGGGCGCCGGCCGGCCGGTGGTTGCGCAGGCCGACCCAACAACCGTGCGATTGGTGGTACCGGCCAGTGCGGGACTGATCTACCGGCCGGGGGATGTGTCCGGGATGGCGGCGGCGCTGCTCCGTCTGCTGACGACTCCGTCGTTGCGCCATGGAATGGGTTGTCGGGCAAGGACAGTCGCTCGAAAGTATCACCTGCAGCGGATGGCCGTGTAG
- a CDS encoding HD domain-containing protein, whose amino-acid sequence MTESIAGVTIPDTVVVKAATELVLDADDDLLFHHSRRVYLWGMLKSRRRRRSPDPELSYVGAMFHDLGLTPKYRTAHQRFEVDGADIAEQFLLDHGYSPAEARKVWLSIALHTTPGIPEHLEPEVHLVTLGVETDVLGQQIFEITDEQLAAVIAAHPRPDFKNRIQRAFYDGMRDRPGTTFGTMNDDVLAHFDPEFQREDFCRIITQSAWPE is encoded by the coding sequence ATGACGGAATCGATCGCTGGGGTTACCATCCCCGACACCGTGGTCGTCAAGGCCGCTACCGAACTGGTCCTTGATGCTGATGACGATCTGCTGTTCCATCACTCGCGGCGGGTGTACCTGTGGGGCATGCTCAAGTCACGCCGCCGCAGGCGTTCGCCCGACCCCGAACTCAGCTACGTCGGTGCCATGTTCCATGACCTTGGCCTGACGCCGAAATACCGCACCGCGCATCAGCGATTCGAAGTCGACGGCGCCGATATCGCCGAGCAGTTTCTGCTGGATCACGGATACAGCCCGGCCGAGGCCCGGAAAGTCTGGTTGTCGATCGCGCTCCACACCACTCCGGGAATCCCCGAGCACCTCGAACCGGAGGTCCACCTCGTCACCCTTGGCGTGGAGACCGACGTACTCGGCCAGCAAATCTTTGAGATCACAGACGAGCAACTCGCGGCCGTCATCGCTGCCCATCCGCGCCCAGACTTCAAGAACCGGATTCAGCGCGCGTTCTACGACGGCATGAGGGATCGGCCGGGTACGACATTCGGCACCATGAACGACGACGTCCTGGCGCACTTTGATCCGGAATTCCAGCGAGAGGACTTCTGCCGCATCATCACGCAATCGGCCTGGCCAGAATGA
- a CDS encoding COG4280 domain-containing protein, with protein MNSAALFLTVFLACAVEAVEATTVVLAIGTAREWRSALTGVVAGLLLLACLVAALGPAVSAVPLSGIRLFVGGVLLIFGLQWLRKAVLRASGHKALHDEDAVFREELAAAQSASAGGRGLVSDWYGFTVVFKSVVLEGLEVVFIAVTFGANAHDVPVAAVAALIAILVVAGVGIVVRAPLSRVPENTMKFVVGVMLCAFGTFWGAEGAGVSWPGSDVAILVLVLLYGCVALLLVAALRDRSKASS; from the coding sequence GTGAACAGCGCTGCCCTGTTTCTCACGGTGTTTCTCGCGTGTGCGGTTGAGGCGGTTGAGGCGACCACCGTTGTCCTGGCCATCGGTACGGCCAGGGAGTGGCGTTCTGCGCTCACCGGCGTCGTGGCGGGATTGCTACTTCTTGCCTGCCTCGTCGCCGCGCTGGGTCCGGCCGTCTCGGCAGTGCCGCTAAGTGGGATACGTCTGTTCGTCGGCGGCGTCCTGCTGATCTTTGGGCTGCAGTGGCTTCGAAAGGCCGTGCTGCGTGCGAGTGGTCACAAGGCGCTGCACGACGAAGACGCCGTCTTCCGTGAGGAACTTGCGGCAGCGCAATCCGCATCGGCCGGGGGACGCGGCCTGGTGTCGGACTGGTATGGCTTCACGGTCGTGTTCAAAAGTGTGGTCCTCGAGGGCCTGGAGGTCGTGTTCATCGCTGTGACGTTCGGCGCCAACGCCCACGACGTACCCGTCGCGGCGGTCGCGGCACTAATCGCCATTCTGGTCGTGGCAGGGGTGGGCATCGTCGTACGCGCGCCCCTGTCCCGTGTCCCGGAGAACACGATGAAGTTCGTGGTCGGCGTCATGTTGTGCGCCTTCGGCACCTTTTGGGGCGCCGAAGGTGCCGGAGTCAGCTGGCCGGGATCCGACGTCGCAATTTTGGTGCTCGTCCTGCTGTACGGCTGCGTCGCCCTGCTGCTGGTCGCCGCTCTTCGCGATCGATCGAAGGCATCGTCGTGA